Proteins found in one Triticum urartu cultivar G1812 chromosome 4, Tu2.1, whole genome shotgun sequence genomic segment:
- the LOC125552780 gene encoding probable serine/threonine-protein kinase PBL3, with protein sequence MGNCMKSTARVDHSMNTSAAYPSKVTSKTSMSSATSASKTNSTRSTFTLPSIRDRSEPPRTEGEILSSSNLKAFLFNDLKNATKNFRPDSLLGEGGFGHVFKGWIDEHTLAPSKPGSGMVVAVKKLKPEGFQGHKEWLTEVNYLGQLHHANLVKLIGYCSDGDNRLLVYEFMPKGSLENHLFRRGADPLSWGIRLKVAIGAAKGLSFLHHAENQVIYRDFKASNILLDSEFNAKLSDFGLAKAGPTGDKTHVSTQVMGTHGYAAPEYIATGRLSAKADVYSFGVVLLELLTGRRALDKSKPGIEQNLVDWAKPHLRDKRRLYRVMDTKLGGQYPKKGAHAVANLALQCICNDAKMRPQISEVLEELEQLQDSKSNLVSPQVDIRRTSNTVPKSPMRGQPSPRRSLGAMAPPSPAFRTAQVH encoded by the exons ATGGGGAACTGCATGAAGTCCACGGCCCGGGTGGATCACAGCATGAACACTAGTGCCGCCT ATCCATCGAAAGTGACCAGCAAAACAAGCATGTCATCTGCTACTTCTGCGAGCAAGACCAACTCAACTCGTTCAACATTTACTCTGCCATCTATAAGAGATCGCAGCGAGCCGCCTCGGACAGAAGGCGAAATCTTGTCATCGTCGAACTTGAAGGCCTTCTTGTTCAATGATCTTAAAAATGCGACCAAGAACTTCCGCCCGGACAGTCTTCTTGGGGAAGGAGGGTTTGGGCATGTTTTCAAAGGTTGGATTGATGAACACACTCTTGCTCCTTCGAAACCGGGAAGCGGTATGGTTGTTGCTGTCAAGAAGCTTAAACCAGAAGGTTTCCAAGGGCACAAGGAATGGCTG ACGGAGGTTAACTACCTTGGCCAACTTCACCATGCCAATCTTGTTAAGCTCATTGGTTATTGCTCAGATGGTGACAACAGACTTCTGGTGTATGAGTTCATGCCCAAGGGAAGTTTGGAGAATCATCTGTTCAGAA GAGGTGCTGATCCTTTATCATGGGGAATAAGGCTTAAGGTTGCTATCGGGGCTGCTAAGGGTTTGTCATTTTTACATCATGCTGAAAACCAAGTTATATACCGTGATTTCAAGGCATCAAACATTCTTCTTGACTCG GAATTCAACGCGAAGCTTTCAGATTTTGGATTGGCGAAAGCTGGTCCAACTGGGGATAAAACTCATGTTTCCACGCAAGTGATGGGCACTCATGGATATGCAGCTCCAGAGTATATCGCTACAG GTCGCCTCTCTGCTAAGGCAGACGTCTACAGCTTTGGGGTGGTGTTGCTTGAGCTGCTGACCGGGAGACGAGCCCTGGACAAGTCAAAGCCAGGCATAGAGCAGAACCTAGTGGACTGGGCCAAACCGCACCTGCGCGACAAGCGCAGGCTGTACCGTGTCATGGACACGAAGCTGGGAGGCCAGTATCCTAAGAAAGGCGCACACGCCGTCGCGAACCTCGCCTTGCAATGCATCTGCAACGACGCCAAGATGCGTCCGCAGATCTCAGAGGTCTTAGAAGAGCTGGAGCAGCTCCAAGACTCCAAAAGCAATTTAGTGTCGCCGCAGGTTGACATCCGGAGAACCTCCAACACCGTCCCGAAGTCGCCAATGAGGGGCCAACCCTCGCCACGGCGCTCTCTTGGAGCGATGGCGCCGCCGTCACCGGCTTTTAGGACCGCGCAAGTGCACTAG